A single genomic interval of Halomonas sp. GT harbors:
- a CDS encoding NADH:ubiquinone reductase (Na(+)-transporting) subunit D gives MADANAKSVLTAPIFKNNPIALQILGICSALAVTTSMSVSLVMALAVIFVTAFSNLFVSLIRNHIPSSIRIIVQMTIIASLVIVVDQILKAYAYEMSKQLSVFVGLIITNCIVMGRAEGFAMSNTPGMSFLDGIGNGLGYGFILMVVGFFRELLGAGSIFGFTILPTVQNGGWYVPNGMMLLPPSAFFIIGLLIWVLRSVNPEQVEENEFKMKHNTKPKEAV, from the coding sequence ATGGCGGATGCAAATGCAAAAAGCGTCTTAACGGCGCCGATCTTTAAGAACAATCCCATTGCGCTGCAGATTTTGGGGATTTGTTCTGCACTAGCGGTGACTACCAGCATGAGCGTTTCGCTGGTAATGGCACTAGCGGTAATATTTGTCACGGCCTTTTCGAACCTATTCGTATCGTTGATTCGGAACCATATTCCGTCCTCGATCCGTATCATTGTTCAAATGACCATCATTGCGTCACTGGTTATTGTGGTTGACCAGATCCTCAAAGCTTACGCTTATGAAATGTCTAAGCAGCTGTCGGTATTCGTGGGTCTGATCATCACCAACTGTATCGTAATGGGCCGTGCAGAAGGCTTTGCTATGTCCAACACGCCGGGCATGTCGTTCCTTGACGGTATTGGCAACGGATTGGGCTACGGCTTCATCTTGATGGTCGTTGGTTTCTTCCGTGAGCTGCTGGGTGCTGGCAGTATCTTTGGCTTTACTATCCTACCAACAGTGCAAAACGGTGGTTGGTATGTTCCTAATGGAATGATGCTCCTGCCGCCTTCTGCCTTCTTCATTATCGGTTTGCTGATCTGGGTGCTACGTTCAGTCAATCCTGAGCAGGTAGAAGAGAACGAGTTCAAAATGAAGCACAACACCAAGCCGAAGGAGGCCGTGTAA
- the nqrE gene encoding NADH:ubiquinone reductase (Na(+)-transporting) subunit E yields MEHYLSLFVASVFVENLALAFFLGMCTFLAVSKKVSAAFGLGIAVIVVLTISVPVNNLVFNLLLAEGALSWTGISGAENIDLSFLGLLSYIGVIAALVQILEMFLDKYVPALYNALGVFLPLITVNCAILGGVLFMVERNYNFGESVIYGFGSGVGWALAITALAGIREKLKYSDVPGGLQGLGITFITVGLMSLGFMSFSGIQL; encoded by the coding sequence ATGGAACACTATCTAAGCCTTTTCGTTGCTTCGGTTTTCGTTGAGAACTTGGCACTGGCCTTCTTCCTAGGGATGTGTACGTTCCTGGCGGTATCTAAGAAGGTTTCCGCTGCATTTGGTCTCGGAATTGCCGTTATTGTCGTACTAACAATCTCGGTTCCGGTCAACAATCTAGTGTTCAACCTACTGCTGGCTGAAGGCGCGCTGTCTTGGACTGGCATAAGCGGTGCTGAAAACATCGATCTCTCATTCCTGGGCCTTCTGAGCTACATCGGCGTAATTGCCGCACTTGTTCAGATTCTGGAAATGTTCCTCGATAAATATGTTCCTGCGCTTTACAACGCGCTAGGCGTATTCCTGCCGCTGATTACCGTTAACTGCGCCATCCTAGGTGGTGTACTGTTCATGGTTGAGCGTAACTATAACTTCGGCGAATCCGTAATTTACGGTTTCGGTTCTGGTGTTGGCTGGGCGCTCGCTATTACAGCGCTGGCTGGTATCCGTGAGAAGCTGAAGTATAGCGACGTGCCTGGCGGTCTTCAGGGGCTTGGCATCACGTTTATTACCGTTGGCTTAATGTCATTGGGCTTTATGTCCTTCTCAGGCATTCAGCTTTAA
- the nqrF gene encoding NADH:ubiquinone reductase (Na(+)-transporting) subunit F — MVDTSVILLGVVMFTIIVISLTAIILAARSKLVSSGDVTIEVNGDPEHTLQTQAGGKLLNTLAANGIFLSSACGGGGSCAQCKCRVEEGGGSILPTEESHFTMREKKEGWRLSCQVPVKQDMKVEVPEEVFGVKKWECEVTANPNVATFIKELNLKLPEGEEVAFRAGGYVQLVAPPYDIKFSDFDIEEEYRGDWEKFDMFKISHKNDEEVIRAYSMANYPDEKGLLKFNIRIATPPPGTSHPPGLMSTYVFSLKPGDKVTVMGPFGEFFARDTDAEMVFVGGGAGMAPMRSHIFDQLKRLKSDRKITFWYGARSWRETFYNEEYDQLAEEFPNFEWHLALSDPQPEDNWEGPTGFIHNVLYENYLKDHPAPEDCEYYMCGPPMMNASVIKLLLDLGVEPENILLDDFGG, encoded by the coding sequence ATGGTTGATACATCTGTCATCTTGCTCGGTGTTGTCATGTTCACGATCATCGTTATTAGTTTAACGGCGATCATTCTGGCAGCGCGCAGCAAGCTAGTGAGTAGCGGGGACGTGACAATTGAAGTCAACGGCGACCCCGAGCACACCCTGCAGACTCAGGCTGGTGGTAAGCTTCTTAACACCTTAGCTGCAAACGGCATTTTTCTTTCTTCTGCCTGTGGTGGTGGCGGTTCTTGCGCCCAGTGTAAGTGCCGAGTAGAAGAGGGCGGTGGCTCTATTCTGCCGACGGAAGAATCTCACTTCACTATGCGTGAAAAGAAAGAAGGCTGGCGTCTGTCTTGTCAGGTTCCTGTAAAGCAGGACATGAAAGTAGAAGTGCCTGAAGAAGTCTTCGGCGTTAAGAAGTGGGAGTGTGAAGTTACCGCCAACCCTAACGTCGCGACCTTTATTAAAGAGTTGAACCTGAAGCTGCCCGAAGGCGAGGAAGTTGCCTTCCGCGCCGGTGGTTATGTACAGCTGGTAGCGCCGCCTTACGATATCAAGTTCTCCGATTTTGACATCGAAGAAGAATATCGCGGCGATTGGGAAAAATTTGATATGTTCAAAATTTCCCATAAGAATGACGAGGAAGTGATACGCGCTTACTCCATGGCTAACTACCCGGATGAAAAAGGACTTCTCAAGTTCAACATCCGTATCGCTACACCGCCTCCGGGTACGAGCCATCCGCCTGGTCTTATGTCCACTTACGTCTTTAGCTTGAAGCCGGGTGACAAAGTGACCGTAATGGGGCCGTTTGGTGAGTTCTTCGCTAGAGACACTGATGCAGAAATGGTCTTCGTAGGCGGTGGTGCGGGTATGGCACCGATGCGTAGCCACATTTTCGATCAGCTTAAGCGCTTGAAGTCAGATCGTAAAATTACTTTCTGGTACGGTGCGCGCTCCTGGCGTGAAACTTTCTACAATGAAGAGTATGACCAGCTAGCGGAAGAGTTCCCGAACTTTGAGTGGCACTTGGCGCTTTCTGATCCGCAGCCTGAAGATAATTGGGAAGGGCCAACAGGCTTCATCCACAACGTATTGTACGAAAACTATCTGAAGGATCACCCTGCGCCTGAAGATTGTGAGTACTACATGTGTGGGCCACCCATGATGAACGCCTCGGTTATTAAGCTACTGCTTGACCTGGGCGTTGAGCCGGAAAACATTCTGTTGGATGACTTCGGCGGTTAA
- the nqrM gene encoding (Na+)-NQR maturation NqrM, translating into MTIWLLVFGFMALVMTAMAVGVLMGRKPIAGSCGGLNQLGLKEGCDICGGKDEVCEEENRKRGSVRRRSDESRGADLGYDATRR; encoded by the coding sequence ATGACTATCTGGCTACTGGTATTTGGTTTTATGGCGCTGGTAATGACGGCAATGGCCGTCGGCGTATTAATGGGCCGCAAACCTATTGCTGGCTCCTGTGGCGGTTTAAATCAATTGGGCCTAAAAGAAGGCTGTGACATTTGCGGTGGCAAAGACGAGGTTTGCGAAGAGGAAAATCGCAAGCGTGGGAGTGTCCGCCGTCGTAGCGACGAGAGTCGTGGAGCTGACCTAGGTTATGACGCAACCCGTCGTTAA
- the sthA gene encoding Si-specific NAD(P)(+) transhydrogenase has translation MAVHNYDVVVIGTGPAGESAAINAAKHGKRVAIIEKQAQVGGNCTHWGTIPSKALRHQVKQIMAFNTNRMFRDIGEPRWFSFPKVMERSRGTIDKQVEMRTTFYARNRIDLFHGVARFKDEHTVVVRDRQEGVEELIAKKIVISTGSRPYRPADINFRHPRIYCSDTILSLSHTPRTLVIFGAGVIGCEYASIFSGLGVKVDLINNRDSLLSFLDDEISDALSYHLRKHGVLIRHNEDYKSVEGDEAGVTVNLKSGKKIRADAFLWANGRTGNTDSLGLENIGLEANGRGQLSVDEHYRTAIPHIYAAGDVIGWPSLASAAYDQGLNSCNELLEKEYRFVSDVPTGIYTIPEISSFGPNERELTEAKVPYEVGKAFFKDTARAQITGDTVGMLKILFHQDTLEILGIHCFGDQASEILHIGQAIMQQEGEANTVKYFVNTTFNYPTMAEAYRVAAQNGLNRVF, from the coding sequence ATGGCAGTTCATAATTACGATGTCGTGGTGATAGGTACTGGCCCCGCTGGGGAAAGCGCTGCCATTAACGCCGCTAAGCACGGTAAGCGAGTGGCGATTATTGAGAAGCAGGCTCAGGTGGGCGGCAACTGTACCCACTGGGGCACGATCCCTTCAAAAGCGCTTCGCCATCAGGTCAAACAGATTATGGCGTTCAATACCAACCGTATGTTCCGCGATATCGGTGAACCCCGCTGGTTTTCTTTTCCTAAAGTGATGGAGCGCTCGCGTGGCACCATCGATAAACAGGTTGAAATGCGCACGACATTTTATGCGCGCAACCGAATTGATCTGTTTCATGGCGTGGCTCGATTCAAAGATGAGCACACCGTGGTGGTACGAGACCGACAGGAGGGTGTGGAAGAGCTGATAGCAAAAAAAATTGTTATTTCTACCGGGTCTCGGCCTTATCGTCCTGCGGATATTAACTTTCGTCATCCGCGTATTTACTGCTCTGATACGATCCTCAGCCTTTCCCATACACCGCGGACACTGGTGATCTTTGGGGCAGGTGTTATCGGCTGCGAGTACGCCTCCATCTTTTCGGGCCTTGGCGTTAAGGTTGATTTAATCAACAACCGCGATAGCTTGCTCTCGTTTTTGGATGATGAAATCAGCGATGCGCTTTCCTACCATCTGCGTAAACACGGTGTCTTGATTCGCCATAATGAAGACTATAAAAGTGTCGAAGGCGATGAAGCCGGCGTAACCGTGAACCTGAAGTCGGGCAAGAAAATCCGCGCCGATGCGTTTCTCTGGGCGAATGGCCGTACCGGTAATACTGATAGCCTTGGGCTTGAGAACATTGGTTTAGAGGCAAACGGCCGAGGCCAGCTCAGCGTTGATGAGCACTACCGTACAGCGATTCCGCATATTTACGCTGCAGGCGATGTGATTGGTTGGCCGAGCCTTGCCAGTGCTGCCTACGACCAGGGACTAAACTCCTGTAACGAGCTGCTGGAAAAAGAGTATCGCTTTGTTAGCGATGTACCCACCGGGATCTACACTATTCCCGAAATCAGCTCTTTTGGCCCTAACGAGCGAGAGCTAACCGAAGCCAAGGTGCCCTACGAAGTGGGCAAGGCCTTCTTTAAAGATACTGCTCGTGCGCAAATAACCGGCGATACAGTGGGAATGCTGAAAATTTTGTTCCACCAAGATACGCTGGAGATTTTAGGTATCCATTGCTTTGGTGACCAAGCGTCGGAAATTCTACACATTGGCCAGGCCATTATGCAGCAGGAGGGTGAGGCAAATACCGTTAAGTACTTCGTTAACACCACTTTCAATTACCCGACAATGGCTGAAGCGTACCGAGTAGCGGCGCAAAATGGCTTAAATCGAGTGTTTTGA
- a CDS encoding PA2778 family cysteine peptidase has protein sequence MMKHLLNARFAGVLLTALLLPTLLSGCARSPVLLESTKASLAPQTELTEVPFYAQTEYQCGPATLAMVLNHQGVDAGLEQLIPQVFLPGREGSVQPEMLATVRRYKQLAIPVRGTMDALLGHLEAGDPVVVMQNLSLPAFPMWHYAVAIGFDLSNETLILRSGEIERHTMSFSRFDATWARSERWGFVVSEPGSLPEGVTARNALESISAYEEQHGPVATLSSWQAFVKRFPANPLGQFALGNALYADQQPQAALEAFESATQLDPAMGAAWLNVAILRLQKENREGAREALTQAADLDGDWQRRAQQLLNGL, from the coding sequence ATGATGAAACACCTTTTAAACGCCCGCTTCGCGGGCGTTTTACTAACTGCCCTACTGCTGCCCACCTTGCTTAGCGGCTGTGCCCGCAGCCCAGTGCTGCTAGAAAGCACTAAAGCTAGCCTGGCACCGCAAACTGAGCTCACCGAGGTACCGTTTTACGCCCAGACGGAGTATCAGTGTGGCCCAGCAACACTGGCCATGGTGCTTAATCACCAGGGGGTTGATGCAGGCCTTGAGCAGTTGATCCCACAGGTATTTTTGCCTGGGAGAGAGGGTAGCGTCCAACCTGAAATGCTAGCCACTGTGCGACGCTATAAGCAGTTGGCGATCCCTGTTCGTGGCACTATGGATGCATTGCTTGGCCACCTGGAAGCAGGTGACCCCGTGGTGGTAATGCAAAATCTCTCCTTGCCAGCCTTCCCGATGTGGCACTACGCAGTGGCCATTGGTTTTGATTTATCCAATGAAACGCTGATCTTGCGTAGCGGTGAAATCGAACGGCATACGATGTCGTTTAGCCGCTTTGATGCCACTTGGGCGCGCAGTGAACGCTGGGGATTTGTGGTTAGCGAACCTGGCAGCCTGCCCGAGGGTGTTACCGCCCGCAATGCACTGGAATCCATTAGCGCTTATGAGGAGCAGCATGGGCCTGTAGCAACGCTTTCCAGCTGGCAAGCCTTTGTAAAACGCTTCCCTGCCAATCCACTGGGTCAATTTGCGCTCGGCAATGCATTATATGCAGATCAACAACCTCAAGCAGCGCTGGAAGCCTTCGAATCAGCCACACAGCTTGACCCTGCCATGGGTGCTGCATGGCTTAATGTAGCCATACTCAGACTTCAGAAGGAAAATAGGGAGGGTGCGCGCGAAGCACTCACTCAGGCTGCCGACTTAGACGGTGACTGGCAGCGACGTGCTCAGCAACTGCTGAATGGATTGTGA
- a CDS encoding PA2779 family protein: MKKVRAYLSSLLIAALVITSLPVAAAPTAPQSMDAASTNLVSTNLVSTQSVLAGDRAGADRERINEILARADVQEELLNQGVDLDDVEARVAALSDAEAQQMAEQLEQLPAGAGVIGALFAVFVILLVTDILGLTDVYPFTR, from the coding sequence ATGAAAAAAGTGCGTGCTTACCTCTCAAGCTTACTTATCGCTGCGTTAGTCATTACTAGCCTACCTGTTGCTGCTGCCCCCACAGCCCCGCAGAGTATGGACGCTGCCTCTACAAACTTAGTCTCTACAAACTTAGTCTCTACGCAATCTGTTTTAGCAGGCGACCGCGCTGGTGCTGACCGAGAGCGTATCAATGAAATTCTCGCCCGTGCAGATGTGCAGGAAGAGTTGCTCAATCAAGGTGTCGATTTAGATGACGTTGAAGCCCGCGTTGCCGCACTGAGCGATGCAGAAGCGCAGCAAATGGCCGAACAACTCGAACAGTTACCCGCCGGTGCCGGCGTGATTGGCGCGCTGTTTGCAGTATTTGTGATCCTACTAGTGACTGATATTCTCGGCCTGACCGATGTTTATCCGTTCACTCGCTAA
- the holA gene encoding DNA polymerase III subunit delta, with protein sequence MKVFSDQLPAALAKKLPKVVIVAGDEPLQHRDACDAVRLAARQAGVEEREVLDVEPNFAWGRLLETASNLSLFASNKLLELRLGTHKLGQDGSKALAQYAEMMSGSDDLLLISMGKLDAKQQKSAWFKALDKQGLFVPVWPVDASRLGYWLRDRASLHGLQIDLEAARLLGERTEGNLLAADQELQKLALIHPPNTRLNVESIAQGVEDSTRFDVFNLADACLKGEPTRTSRIVNGLRSEGVEAPIVLWALSRELRTLLSLHQHLDQGQSIEHACKTQKPMIFDKRRPAYQKAISRLSMKRLHKLLLMAQRLDLAVKGASAVPLWPGLHDLAMTMAGGKGLLAETPWTYRISANN encoded by the coding sequence GTGAAGGTATTTTCGGACCAGCTTCCCGCGGCCTTAGCAAAAAAATTGCCTAAGGTCGTGATTGTTGCCGGTGATGAACCACTGCAACATCGAGATGCCTGTGATGCCGTGCGCTTAGCGGCGCGGCAAGCAGGCGTCGAAGAACGGGAAGTGCTTGATGTAGAGCCTAATTTTGCCTGGGGTCGGCTGCTGGAAACTGCCAGTAACCTTTCCCTATTCGCCTCTAATAAGCTCCTGGAACTGCGGCTAGGAACACACAAGCTGGGCCAAGATGGCAGTAAAGCACTGGCACAGTATGCTGAAATGATGAGTGGTAGTGACGATTTGCTGCTGATCAGCATGGGCAAGTTAGACGCTAAGCAGCAAAAAAGCGCTTGGTTTAAAGCGCTCGACAAACAAGGTTTATTTGTACCCGTATGGCCCGTCGATGCCTCGCGCTTAGGCTATTGGCTGCGGGATCGCGCATCACTGCATGGTTTGCAAATTGACCTAGAAGCGGCTCGTTTATTGGGTGAGCGCACTGAAGGCAATCTGCTGGCCGCCGACCAAGAGCTTCAAAAACTCGCGCTGATTCATCCACCTAACACCCGCCTCAATGTCGAAAGCATTGCTCAAGGCGTGGAAGACAGCACCCGCTTTGATGTGTTTAACCTTGCGGATGCCTGCTTAAAAGGTGAGCCAACCCGCACCTCGCGTATCGTCAATGGGCTGCGCAGTGAAGGGGTTGAAGCGCCCATTGTGCTTTGGGCACTCAGTCGTGAGCTACGTACCCTGTTATCGTTACATCAGCATTTGGATCAGGGGCAAAGCATTGAGCACGCGTGTAAAACCCAGAAGCCGATGATTTTTGATAAACGGCGCCCCGCTTATCAAAAAGCGATCAGCCGCCTATCAATGAAGCGTTTACACAAGCTTCTGTTGATGGCCCAACGTTTAGACCTTGCAGTGAAAGGCGCGTCAGCGGTGCCGTTATGGCCTGGACTTCACGACCTAGCCATGACCATGGCGGGTGGCAAGGGGCTTTTGGCTGAAACCCCGTGGACCTACCGCATTAGTGCAAATAATTAG
- a CDS encoding LPS-assembly lipoprotein LptE, with amino-acid sequence MKPSQHVTRRRFLATSIAASAAVLLSGCGFRLRGLDSMPRLPALSIEGDDKSSLAQQLRIRLLQQSTEVSDGAPWRVTLGSPALRQRRIGSEGRASQEHELTLSTSLSVQQRENNAYVLNNATVTTSTRIRVSDDDLLNRETLFQEAEQTLTRQLAERIIERLANLEAIQ; translated from the coding sequence ATGAAGCCATCCCAACACGTTACACGCCGCCGTTTCCTCGCTACCAGCATCGCCGCCTCAGCGGCGGTGTTGCTAAGCGGCTGCGGGTTTCGCTTGCGCGGTTTAGATTCGATGCCGCGCTTGCCCGCACTTTCAATTGAAGGCGACGACAAAAGTTCCTTGGCCCAACAGCTGCGCATCAGATTACTGCAGCAAAGCACCGAGGTTTCTGATGGTGCGCCCTGGCGGGTCACGCTAGGTTCGCCAGCACTTCGCCAACGCCGTATTGGCAGCGAAGGACGTGCCAGCCAAGAACACGAGCTAACGTTAAGCACGTCTCTCTCTGTACAGCAGCGAGAAAACAATGCTTACGTGCTTAATAATGCAACGGTAACTACCAGTACGCGTATTCGAGTCAGTGATGATGACCTGCTCAATCGCGAAACCCTCTTTCAAGAAGCGGAACAAACGCTAACGCGGCAACTGGCTGAGCGCATTATCGAAAGATTAGCGAACCTTGAGGCCATTCAGTGA
- the leuS gene encoding leucine--tRNA ligase — protein sequence MDAHYSPREIERDAQQYWDKHQCFKAVEDANREKFYCLSMFPYPSGKLHMGHVRNYTIGDVVSRFQRMQGKNVMQPMGWDAFGMPAENAAIQNQVPPAKWTYQNIDYMRNQLKALGFAYDWSREFATCDTSYYRWEQWFFTKLVEKGLVYKKMSTVNWDPVDQTVLANEQVIDGCGWRSGAPVERKEIPLWFLKITDYADELLADLENVEWPEQVKTMQRNWIGKSRGVEMTFDIQAEDGSDCEPLAVYTTRPDTLLGVTYVAVAAGHPLAKQAAAKNTELAVFCDECAKGGTSEAEMATKEKLGMLTGHKAIHPLTGDEVPVFVANFVLMEFGTGAVMAVPAHDQRDWEFATKYGVELKPVVADANGNQPDISEGAYVEHGTLINSGEFDGLEFQAAFDAIAAKLAELGRGEVKTNYRLRDWGIARQRYWGAPIPVKYGPEGQTVPLSDDELPVALPMEVTVDASGSPLKKMPEFSELGDGWVRETDTFDTFMESSWYFARFCCADNHEAMLDERANYWLPVDLYIGGIEHAILHLLYARFFHKLLRDFGMVDSDEPFQQLLTQGMVIAETFYRFKDNGGKEWFNPADVEVKRDEKGRPLSALLMSDGKPVEMGGIEKMSKSKNNGVDPQSMIDKFGADTVRLFMMFAAPPEQSLEWSDSGVEGAHRFLKRIWRQVTEHLAAGKPGELSVDALNDDQKALRRKTHETIKKASDDIGRRTTFNTAIAAVMELSNAVAKFDDTSELGLAVSREALEACVLLLAPITPHLCHTLWQQLGYDQPAIEAQWPKVDEAALTRDSIELVVQVNGKLRARLEAPASADKAAIETLAMENENVQRHLEGKTVRKVIVVPGKLVNIVVSG from the coding sequence ATGGACGCACATTACAGCCCCCGTGAGATTGAACGTGACGCTCAGCAGTACTGGGACAAACACCAGTGCTTCAAAGCAGTAGAAGACGCTAACCGCGAAAAGTTCTACTGCCTATCCATGTTCCCCTACCCCAGCGGCAAGCTGCATATGGGCCACGTGCGTAACTACACTATCGGCGACGTTGTGTCTCGTTTCCAGCGCATGCAGGGTAAAAATGTCATGCAGCCCATGGGCTGGGATGCGTTCGGTATGCCTGCGGAAAATGCCGCGATTCAAAACCAAGTGCCGCCCGCCAAGTGGACCTATCAAAACATTGATTATATGCGTAACCAGTTGAAGGCACTTGGCTTTGCCTATGACTGGAGCCGCGAATTCGCCACCTGCGATACCAGCTATTACCGCTGGGAGCAGTGGTTCTTCACCAAGTTGGTCGAAAAAGGCTTGGTCTATAAGAAAATGTCCACGGTGAACTGGGACCCGGTTGACCAAACGGTACTGGCCAACGAGCAGGTAATTGATGGCTGCGGCTGGCGTTCTGGCGCACCGGTTGAGCGTAAAGAGATCCCACTGTGGTTCTTGAAGATTACTGACTATGCCGACGAACTGTTGGCAGACCTGGAAAACGTCGAGTGGCCCGAGCAAGTTAAAACCATGCAACGCAACTGGATTGGTAAATCCCGTGGCGTTGAGATGACTTTTGACATTCAGGCGGAAGATGGCAGCGACTGCGAGCCGCTGGCGGTCTATACCACCCGCCCGGATACGCTGCTGGGTGTCACCTACGTGGCTGTCGCCGCTGGTCATCCGCTGGCGAAGCAGGCTGCCGCAAAAAACACCGAGTTGGCGGTGTTTTGTGACGAGTGCGCCAAAGGTGGCACGTCAGAAGCCGAAATGGCCACCAAAGAAAAGCTGGGCATGCTCACTGGGCACAAGGCGATTCACCCGCTAACCGGTGATGAAGTGCCAGTGTTTGTGGCCAACTTCGTATTAATGGAGTTTGGTACCGGTGCGGTGATGGCGGTACCTGCCCACGACCAACGCGACTGGGAGTTTGCGACCAAGTACGGCGTAGAGCTTAAGCCTGTGGTGGCAGATGCCAACGGCAACCAGCCGGATATTTCCGAAGGTGCTTACGTTGAGCACGGCACGCTGATTAACTCAGGCGAGTTCGATGGCCTGGAATTCCAGGCAGCGTTTGATGCGATTGCCGCGAAGCTTGCGGAGCTTGGCCGTGGCGAGGTGAAAACCAACTACCGCCTGCGTGACTGGGGTATCGCTCGCCAACGTTATTGGGGCGCACCGATTCCAGTGAAATACGGTCCGGAAGGCCAAACCGTTCCGCTCTCCGATGATGAGCTACCGGTAGCGCTGCCTATGGAAGTGACCGTGGATGCCTCAGGCTCGCCGCTGAAAAAGATGCCGGAGTTTTCTGAACTGGGCGATGGCTGGGTGCGCGAAACCGATACCTTCGACACCTTTATGGAGTCTTCCTGGTACTTCGCCCGCTTCTGCTGTGCGGATAACCACGAAGCCATGCTGGATGAGCGCGCCAATTACTGGTTACCCGTTGACCTGTATATCGGCGGTATCGAACACGCGATTTTGCACCTACTGTACGCCCGCTTCTTCCATAAACTGCTGCGCGATTTCGGCATGGTGGATTCTGATGAGCCGTTCCAGCAGTTGCTCACCCAGGGCATGGTGATCGCAGAAACCTTCTACCGCTTTAAAGATAATGGTGGTAAGGAGTGGTTCAACCCCGCTGATGTGGAAGTAAAACGCGATGAAAAAGGTCGCCCGTTAAGCGCCCTTTTGATGAGCGACGGCAAGCCAGTAGAAATGGGCGGCATCGAGAAGATGTCCAAATCGAAAAACAACGGTGTTGACCCTCAGTCGATGATCGACAAGTTTGGTGCTGACACCGTACGCCTGTTTATGATGTTTGCCGCACCGCCCGAACAGTCGCTGGAGTGGTCGGATTCAGGCGTTGAAGGTGCGCACCGCTTCTTGAAGCGGATTTGGCGTCAGGTTACCGAGCACCTTGCTGCTGGTAAACCGGGTGAACTGTCCGTTGATGCCTTGAATGATGACCAAAAAGCGCTGCGTCGTAAAACCCACGAGACTATCAAAAAAGCCAGTGATGACATTGGCCGCCGCACCACTTTCAACACCGCCATTGCCGCGGTGATGGAACTCTCGAATGCAGTGGCCAAGTTCGACGATACGTCCGAACTTGGCTTAGCGGTCAGTCGCGAAGCGCTTGAAGCCTGTGTGCTGCTGCTGGCGCCCATCACACCGCACCTGTGTCATACGCTGTGGCAACAGTTGGGCTATGATCAGCCTGCCATTGAAGCTCAGTGGCCGAAGGTGGATGAAGCCGCGCTAACCCGCGACAGTATCGAACTAGTCGTGCAAGTAAACGGTAAACTTCGCGCGCGCCTAGAAGCTCCGGCCAGCGCAGATAAAGCAGCCATCGAGACGCTTGCGATGGAGAACGAAAACGTCCAGCGCCATCTGGAAGGTAAAACGGTTCGTAAAGTCATCGTTGTACCCGGCAAGCTGGTTAACATTGTGGTGAGTGGATGA
- a CDS encoding zinc ribbon-containing protein, translated as MEQHNDHRLREGYERLLERMQGGANDLTWDNLQKDLDDAVAFEAELEEYTKDELALLRAWVERDLKDMRYYMADTGKQVASWLGIDIDSLSRRVAESLLSIADRSVVERERFEDDLEAARADYCEGEVAAPGLMACVHCDAQVMLESVSRLEPCHQCGHRYFYRFPSKIVET; from the coding sequence ATGGAACAACATAACGATCACCGTTTGCGCGAAGGCTATGAGCGCCTGCTAGAACGCATGCAGGGCGGGGCCAATGATCTTACCTGGGATAATCTACAAAAGGATTTGGACGACGCCGTTGCCTTTGAAGCGGAGCTAGAAGAGTACACCAAAGATGAGCTAGCCCTGCTACGTGCCTGGGTAGAGCGTGACCTGAAAGATATGCGCTACTACATGGCAGATACCGGTAAGCAGGTTGCAAGCTGGTTGGGCATCGATATCGACAGCCTCTCCCGGCGTGTGGCGGAATCGCTGCTCTCAATCGCCGACCGCAGTGTAGTGGAGCGCGAACGCTTCGAAGATGACCTGGAAGCTGCCCGCGCCGACTACTGCGAAGGTGAAGTTGCTGCGCCAGGCCTGATGGCGTGCGTACACTGCGATGCCCAGGTGATGCTAGAAAGCGTCTCGCGCCTAGAGCCATGTCACCAGTGTGGCCACCGCTATTTCTACCGCTTTCCCAGTAAAATCGTCGAAACCTGA